The Chiroxiphia lanceolata isolate bChiLan1 chromosome 24, bChiLan1.pri, whole genome shotgun sequence genome has a segment encoding these proteins:
- the CLSPN gene encoding claspin isoform X4 gives MLPLADLNPDLQKALDSDSDSGQGSCETGQGSASCEDRDSEEEIFVRKKGKSKKVLQDSESEDGEERGSSLQEETLGGDKENGEEKENVAAQRDKKSSRIRQALLDSEDSDTGDQLQTENLETGRMPALAQGELGEERPLKSGKNYRKHKHDVEEEAERKAVGKSRRRKEKEKRMEVLKQPKKEKKPGTEQVDGGKRFPFNDSGCLLDDKELFDNGLEEEDDHPPEDEESLESIRAAVKNKVKKHKNKERFLESEGYKHVFEEEDEEPVLKEPKRKERKAARLSKEAIKQLHSETQRLIRESSVSLPYHVPETKTIHDFYRRRPRPACQGSAMALLKSSKYQLPLNEESAATGNLSRDCKEGPVEGDQSAAAEPERSLGRDVDAAVNEPLAAVGKNLPEDCAEQPRQDNEGSCAVGTVATGDNTEEQQLSNLLSTDGGEQKESEIPLAAGDALEQRGQTAPDVPGETNSHQAGPGLVAQPEKVRKSKLDKLRELGIDLSIKPRICSDNESFINLDEADSNKELEALKARFLKHTLRTSKSKPERAINMNIIRKETTSDGKEELRADVVPAVLAAESLEEMAHTKPGEKLQALKAKLQEAMKLRRTEERQKRQALFKLDNEEMLEEEEEEEEEMTDESEEEEEGDHEESEFLLDEAEEDNEDTEGKHVEDGDKETDKESVDGEKLEKSEHCDSVLKHPSTESTLMLFKDSSSKMGYSLPDEKLEMEEAADKGSTKLEDDDSFSLPTLAKDNSHNSSFEFIGSMIPSYQPCNKQASRGGTFFPAAGGFRSPSPGFFKTSFISSASKSSGKTSEPSLPIEDSQDLYNASPEPKSLFPGAGESRFQFSLEDDTQSQLLDADGFLNVGQHRNKYQSSKHQLPLASMDENAMDANMDELLDLCSGQFSSQAEHVPNPSSSKKQNMEELLNLCSGKFVSQTGSPTWASSVSSKAEKDSDIEDPMAEALELCSGSFPTDREEEEEEEQEELDGFQLLTDEDAFASEEDEKDGDSATEEAETSDEEEAVLRHRQGLKKKLKLRDFMEEEAELSGSDVGSEDEYDGEDLNEYEEELIDEELPSEVELGNQIHKLHMKAMLDDDKRQLRLYQERYLPDGDLHSDGPGRTRRFRWKNIDFASQMDLFQGDSDNDEDNEQFDETEVKWRKERFEREQWLREQKEKNKEQEEEEEEIGEDSEFMKLAKKVTAKSLQKKASPAVVARDTALLPRNPFEAFRPASDSQIKNGSLLKRPKAVLQKLAAMSDLNPNAPRNSRNFVFHTLSPEKSEEAKEKSKPQVKKRGPSAVVTSLAKRPRVESTEETSQSRSIFQFLES, from the exons ATTCAGAGGAAGAGATTTTTGTAcgtaagaaaggaaaaagcaagaagGTGCTCCAGGACAGTGAGAGTGAAGATGGAGAGGAGAGAGGCTCGTCCCTGCAGGAGGAGACTCTGGGTGGAGACAAGGaaaatggggaggaaaaggagaacgTTGCTGCCCAGAGGGACAAGAAATCCAGTCGGATTCGCCAGGCTCTGCTGGACAGTGAGGACAGTGACACTGGTGACCAGCTACAGACTGAAAACCTGGAAACAGGCAGGATGCCTGCCTTGGCTCAgggtgagctgggagaggagagaccCCTAAAATCTGGGAAAAATTACAGGAAACACAAACACGATGTTGAAgaggaggcagaaagaaaagctgtaggGAAAtcaagaagaaggaaggagaaggaaaaaagaatggaGGTCCTTAAACAGCcgaaaaaagaaaagaagcctGGGAcagag CAGGTGGATGGTGGTAAGAGGTTTCCCTTCAATGACAGTGGATGTCTTCTGGATGACAAAGAGCTCTTTGATAATGGCTTAGAAGAGGAGGATGATCACCCCCCCGAGGATGAGGAGTCCCTGGAATCCATACGagcagcagtgaaaaacaaagtgaaaaagcaCAAG AACAAGGAACGTTTTTTGGAGAGTGAAGGCTACAAACATGTatttgaggaggaggatgaggagccTGTACTAAAAGAACCAAAGAGGAAG GAGCGGAAGGCAGCAAGGTTAAGTAAAGAGGCCATTAAACAACTGCACAGTGAGACCCAGCGACTCATTAGAG AATCATCCGTGTCTCTCccataccatgtgcctgagacaAAAACCATCCACGACTTCTACAGGCGCAGACCTCGACCAGCCTGCCAAGGAAGTGCCATGGCCTTGCTCAA GTCCTCAAAATACCAGCTGCCCCTAAATGAGGAATCTGCAGCCACTGGGAACTTGAGCAGGGATTGCAAAGAggggccagtggaaggtgatcaatcagcagctgctgaacCAGAAAGGAGCCTTGGCAGAGATGTTGATGCTGCTGTGAATGAGCCtcttgctgctgtggggaagaaCTTGCCAGAGGACTGTGCTGAGCAGCCCAGGCAGGATAATGAGGGTTCCTGTGCAGTTGGGACTGTAGCAACTGGTGATaacacagaggagcagcagctctccaaCCTCCTGAGCACTGACGGTGGTGAGCAAAAGGAGAGTGAAATTCCTCTAGCAGCTGGAGATGCCCTGGAGCAAAGAGGCCAAACAGCACCAGATGTACCAGGTGAAACCAACAGTCACCAGGCAGGGCCTGGATTGGTGGCACAGCCTGAAAAAGTGAGGAAATCCAAGCTGGATAAACTTCGGGAGCTGGGAATAGACCTGTCCATCAAACCAAGAATCTGCTCTGACAACGAATCCTTCATAAACCTCGATGAAGCTGATTCAAACAAAG AACTAGAAGCCCTGAAAGCACGTTTCTTGAAGCACACCCTCAGAACATCAAAATCCAAACCAGAACGGGCCATAAACATGAACATCATCCGTAAGGAGACAACATCTGATGGGAAGGAGGAACTGAGAGCAGATGTGGTGCCAGCAGTGTTGGCTGCAGAGAGCCTGGAGGAAATGGCCCACACAAAGCCAG GGGAGAAGCTCCAGGCCCTGAAGGCCAAGCTGCAGGAGGCCATGAAGCTCCGCAGGACCGAGGAGCGGCAGAAGCGGCAGGCGCTGTTCAAACTGGATAACGAGGagatgctggaggaggaggaggaggaggaggaagagatgaCAGATGagtctgaggaggaggaagaaggtgaCCACGAG GAGTCAGAATTTCTGCTTGATGAAGCAGAGGAAGATAATGAAGATACAGAAGGGAAACACGTTGAAGATGGTGATAAAGAAACGGACAAAGAATCAGTTGAtggagaaaagctggagaaatcTGAGCACTGTGATTCTGTTCTAAAACATCCTTCAACAGAGTCTACATTGATGCTTTTTAAGGACAGCTCCTCAAAAATGGG GTATTCTCTTCCTGATGAGAAACTGGAAATGGAAGAAGCTGCAGACAAAGGCTCTACCAAGTTAG aggATGATGATTCATTTTCTCTGCCAACACTGGCAAAGGACAACAGCCACAACAGCAGCTTTGAGTTCATTGGCTCCATGATCCCGTCCTACCAGCCCTGTAACAAACAGGCCTCCAGGGGAGGGACCttcttccctgcagcaggagggttCAGGTCACCCTCCCCAGGCTTCTTCAAAACAAGCTTCATCAGCTCTGCTTCCAAG AGCTCAGGAAAGACATCTGAGCCCTCCCTTCCCATAGAAGATTCCCAGGACCTGTATAATGCCTCTCCTGAGCCCAAGAGTTTGTTTCCAGGGGCTGGGGAGTCTCGGTTTCAATTTTCCCTGGAAGATGACACTCAGAGCCAGCTGCTTGATGCAGATGG GTTCTTGAATGTTGGACAACACAGGAATAAATACCAGTCCTCCAAGCATCAGCTGCCCCTGGCAAGCATGGATGAGAATGCCATGGATGCCAACATGGATGAGTTGCTGGACCTGTGCTCTGGACAGTTCAGCAGCCAAGCTGAGCATGTGCCaaaccccagcagcagcaaaaagcagaacATGGAAGAACTGCTCAATCTTTGTTCAGGAAAATTCGTGTCTCAGA CAGGTTCTCCCACATGGGCTTCTTCGGTGtcttccaaagcagaaaaagacagTGACATAGAAGATCCAATGGCAGAGGCTCTGGAGCTCTGTTCAGGCTCCTTTCCCACAGACAG ggaagaggaagaggaggaggaacaagAAGAACTTGATGGTTTTCAGCTCTTAACAGATGAAGATGCCTTTGCAAGTGAAGAG GACGAAAAAGATGGAGACAGTGCTActgaagaagcagaaacaaGCGACGAAGAGGAAGCAGTGCTGAGACATAGACAGGGCTTGAAGAAGAAACT AAAACTGCGGGATTTCATggaagaggaggcagagctgtcGGGGAGTGACGTGGGAAGCGAGGATGAGTACGATGGCGAGGACCTGAACGAGTACGAGGAGGAGCTGATCGACGAGGAGCTGCCCAGTGAAGTGGAATTAGGAAACCAAATACATAAACTGCACAT gaaggcCATGCTGGATGACGACAAGCGCCAGCTCCGCCTGTACCAGGAGAGGTACCTGCCTGATGGGGACCTGCACAGCGACGGCCCGGGCAGGACCAGGAGGTTCCGCTGGAAAAACATCG ATTTTGCCTCACAGATGGACTTGTTCCAGGGAGACTCAGATAATGACGAGGACAATGAGCAGTTTGATGAGACAGAAGTGAAGTGGAGGAAGGAGCGATTCGAGCGAGAGCAGTGGCTTCGTGAGCAG aaggaaaaaaacaaagagcaggaggaggaagaggaagaaattggTGAAGACAGTGAATTCATGAAACTAGCAAAAAAAGTGACTGCCAAGTCCCTGCAGAAGAAAG ccagcccagcagtggTGGCACGGGACACTGCCCTGTTACCCAGGAACCCCTTTGAAGCATTCAGACCTGCCAGTGACAGCCAG ATAAAAAATGGGTCTCTCTTGAAGAGACCTAAAGCTGTCCTTCAGAAACTGGCAGCAATGTCAGATCTGAATCCAAATGCCCCTCGAAATTCAAGGAATTTTGTCTTTCATACACTTTCCCCAGAGAAGAGtgaagaagcaaaagagaaatcaaaaccTCAG GTGAAGAAGAGAGGCCCTTCTGCAGTGGTGACATCACTGGCCAAGCGGCCCAGGGTGGAGAGCACAGAGGAAACCAGTCAGAGCAGAAGCATCTTCCAGTTCTTGGAGAGCTGA